From Pseudoalteromonas sp. R3, one genomic window encodes:
- a CDS encoding MBL fold metallo-hydrolase, which produces MKIHILEGYIQNIYLVAYPDKLLLLDGCSRADVAMICQFITDELHRPLHQLRLIVVTHMHPDHAGGAHYLRKLTGAQIATANCPGQWYRGLDGMLMHLSDIALALWVAGRKRKARKNLWYARTLKPDVYLPDGTELPGFEDWQVLHTPGHTDRDISLYHAHRSTVYIADVMVQVRGKLIPPYPVFYPRLYRSTLLKLQQLAPATVMLAHHSELAFADIDFAQLLELAPKQPVTHWRSVKTKTRRALGLGKRRSG; this is translated from the coding sequence ATGAAAATTCATATACTCGAAGGCTATATTCAAAATATCTATCTGGTGGCTTACCCGGATAAACTGTTGCTTTTGGATGGCTGCAGTCGCGCAGATGTTGCAATGATCTGTCAGTTTATTACCGATGAACTGCATCGCCCGCTCCATCAGCTGAGGTTGATTGTCGTCACCCATATGCACCCGGATCATGCCGGTGGGGCGCATTATTTGCGTAAATTAACGGGCGCACAGATAGCCACGGCCAATTGCCCGGGTCAGTGGTATCGGGGCCTGGATGGTATGCTCATGCATTTATCAGACATTGCACTGGCGTTATGGGTAGCCGGGCGCAAACGTAAAGCACGGAAAAACCTCTGGTATGCGCGCACTCTGAAACCCGATGTGTATCTGCCCGATGGCACCGAGTTGCCGGGCTTTGAAGATTGGCAGGTATTACACACCCCCGGCCATACAGACAGAGACATCAGCCTCTATCATGCACATCGCAGTACAGTGTATATCGCCGATGTGATGGTGCAGGTACGCGGCAAACTCATCCCGCCTTATCCGGTGTTTTACCCAAGGTTGTATCGCTCGACTTTGCTTAAACTACAGCAACTGGCCCCCGCCACTGTGATGCTGGCACATCACAGTGAACTTGCGTTTGCCGACATTGATTTTGCGCAGCTGCTAGAGCTGGCTCCCAAGCAGCCCGTCACCCACTGGCGTTCGGTAAAAACCAAAACCAGGCGGGCACTTGGGCTGGGTAAACGCCGCTCAGGCTGA
- a CDS encoding RHS repeat-associated core domain-containing protein — MNGQAQDAPCFSDNGQQKRRKETQCYRSHKLTKTTSFVSLAGGGASNTVTLNMATRPNLTDIELSDDVVLPNASMAVRLKAWDDGQPVDKSRLSLCLVPGSGAEVTSCEGATPISADRLTGSEGIYTSTFNATAAPGQYALVMIVADDTNIQAAQALSAVPFTVQKSAGITLNYSSSNTQRTRGVEYSEQIEIGALSSEHSHVCRIALVEPNTASNGVLLASKKIDQPLPLLEDSPATVSATMKWTPGLALPKSLTVKVRAYLRTGSQCDEQADRFVDSTATYSYTLNSLVPVNPRLELVHDGAKKPGVIDITLTRNGGQSGDHATGYNIYEYVKNTSAAPPAQLNKWQHIATLSADNLELQTSIEKSALDHNKYAFYCAVATNTDHSGELKYSNADCDQTQIRNEGTAPPQAYFGNAGHFFGPYTLEIESERAYTAQSSLQWYFKLERKIGDGYWSTLVSKIPVSRFNEHGPEATYRVTSPTADQVVQYRVTAYNRNGAQSVPSTQTVQHTNAKIVGVTKGTNTREYIVSGAAFASTGNIVSVQQNTTGISHQLSAADITYVSSHELKIKVPASIDTAYSNGGFVVGVKNALRGASYATYNADSTSGQVDDPLNYTPTVGFNGQQYLGKGSAIYAEKDQRTQWYRRTGGTLSSRPIVTVSGSGSDVVFAGSQDHHIYAWSQIGTRLWKTPTRGPVEAEGLVVGDDQLSAQLFYGSADGALYVLNAKTGAIEYLYKLGATVSQKPFVVGNQIWAVTQDGQVHKLDRDAASLQPLQWGDMNSSALLSALNRDFPSGWTPDTDFRSAYHLLRLGYLVLGRDLTRYELSFLAYAVDHHNVTLFEVAQAMLTSEEGRRRFALSLSDEQFYDRLVELMHHVSANGLAGYDRAHWINSLKNGLPRAQFLLDVQWSSGFANTYNRAVASTLYYYYGACHLQAVCNELVDSDGDNISDVAETALGTNKLDPRDGLLDAPDLTLTLTGEGRIKAGFSYSRDLARFKLVDVASNTSPTTYPAANRKAEGVLIYPNGSHSFYAQACIDVALNPTTPGVTTEYCSTGSAQQSVTVLDSLTEGQITPHAAPVKPETVKPVSQSALQTHHKYSFTTGSFRVNEQGAATYSIPIAVPQGIAGVTPEVSLSYNSQQPESMIAQGWQLSAGSAITRCRQTLAQDGAFKPVSVGLDNEDRYCLDGQRLILIKGTSHGEAGAEYRTEIDSQQRIVVESGEEAYKVQFVVYGKDGSKRIYGGTENSQSGGPRYPTSWLLRQSMDSVAANSIASEPAVNVIKYRYRHGGENGDKDNALGRLETVLSSITYSRYTVTFEYQAGPVRNLAYSLEVVSLPMQAQAQLTGIRVSKGATPLHYYDLEFENGANGVRQLKSVRHCDKPVSSYGAQCKQPIIFDYEDSKTYPSMSASHTLIGAGSNEKIVATSVLDTDGNSEPELVTLIQQENLYQHELCLIDRNRTPSCQLIDTNTRLESVKMMPFDMEGDGTQGLLIQTTESRGNARSKWGYFTHDGSRWNEQALPGGMTFNQLRIGDVNGDGMVDLVSTDNTAHQELRLTLNQHISLDYQQDILRKLDNDAPFYLIDMDFDGKADLVTSKCATGGCTEPGKYDYIFIFYNRYDPANREHKFEVGTYSSQAVVHSSLMPMDVNGDGTLDVMYQNKDEDWEVALVRPSLGEGFRFDWDGITTLTAPANVTIDSKVAKWPPQLADLNGDGRPELYVTGKKTNSMEYGLYRYEFDPATRSFITPSWAAYRLNMAPTYNNTVFFADMDGDAIPELVAQNSFGITQYGRTFQQPAAGRLRTITQGLGNQTTIRYAAMSDASVYTQGDSAVTAQLQQDSGLKVTDLAGGSMLVREVETSALDTQTGDTSLVVTYEYEGARVQFGGRGWLGFAALTTVTEKDGHQIATRTEYEQAFPRTGMPKRTTKTLYVNGQPRVLSDAVDSYKVSPEQVEPKRVYQLYNQDSRTCSARVDSDYFIAGYDCSQTLTTQDSDGNVTNLQVSQYSINGAAEDFLQAAAPSGAISTVTTVNDFGSEAEQQLGRLKSATVTHERDGNTVTRNSAFTYIQSGELAGLLESETVEPEGSCDTYLKTTYRHDVFGNVLSKQVESKPGCNKAGEKISRTSTTTYDGEGRYVTEQHNGLFTTLLVESRNKYGQVTQAKNADGVVQSTEYDAFGGEIGSYSPSGAQQRTLMAECPAGAPAYCAFASESYVNTELVARSFFDRLGRTLGKERLTSKGMWLRDVSHYDKHGRATVVTPAGQAPTSTQYDVLDRVTQVTDEQSGLITTLSVTGRITKTTVSGNIPGGSQETVVTHNQHGEKHTVTDPAGQVLTYTYTTQGLLDTVSSSADGGTPLIDNDYNDLTGRKTSTKDRDRGHWQYTYNALGELLVQTDANGDKLSFEYDALGRKTTLKINNVVDSEWHYDTDKPWRLDQEVRGSWSRSYLYDGLGRQVASVTDLESDLSCKGQVSYEPATKDVRITDALASVHNAKCVVQLTTFDEYGRVFQQFDDYRRTRDRGRFVEARGQRLYYSAGQVDKKQEAREGDRGQLYYVADSHDAAGRVTRYQKGHFSMAVGYDSRGQLSTLGVAQESAYRYIQQHSYTFDAMGNLTSRALNAEDTATTFGYDKLNRVTTVNGVERYVYDPNGNLRHKDGWTQKYGKAGEPLHAIYERVKGAQTETFDYDANSNQLSATVHLNGRVHTRTLDYSARNKVTSITQSGETVTFAYDANNRRYKRTEGNKTIYYVGALEIVDEGTDGGEFANQKYIRRSINGDAVQTYHPNGQASMQWLFTDHQGSVVAITDNAGKFLKRFKYDVFGKQSEIVRPPNSDASYANWSTASMGIFTRVPANSRSYTGHEPITLGGDNRIIHMNGRVYDADTGRFMQADPFVQAPNNLQNYNAYTYVLNNPLSYTDPSGYIFDKLTKVIGFTTNGLIGAIVAHHTQRFIANSSTLSTLYVASASIASSAICGPCSIVATAYVSAQNTYYRTGDFGAAIKAGAVSGVSAAAFYAVGSAFEGVNTSFGSAGYFGKVAAHGLVGGTMSVIQGGKFGHGFAAAGFTQALAPAIGRIQPGVKHSPLRIAAAAIVGGTASKISGGKFANGAVTAAFSRGFNDELHPQKAQFSYDESDPYYHKYEMDNEICSLSTEGCSAGAVWGELKKNPAPGWDNSKQVATGDETEIEFAFLSGGTVSHIVDDKNMTLYNMTHSDHIFSDGYVSRSVYVRGGSVYVKSIGEGITSPGTFRLGGVIPISRAIRGTLNMKLYKAGFDGLDNNIRSAF; from the coding sequence TTGAACGGTCAGGCGCAGGATGCGCCATGCTTTAGTGACAATGGTCAACAAAAAAGGCGTAAAGAAACGCAGTGCTATCGCTCTCATAAGCTGACTAAAACCACCTCGTTTGTGTCGCTCGCTGGTGGCGGAGCCTCCAATACGGTTACACTCAATATGGCCACCCGGCCAAACCTGACAGATATTGAGCTAAGCGACGATGTGGTACTACCTAATGCGTCGATGGCGGTGCGCCTGAAAGCCTGGGATGATGGCCAGCCGGTTGACAAAAGCAGGCTCTCTTTGTGCCTGGTACCGGGAAGTGGCGCAGAGGTAACCAGCTGTGAGGGAGCAACCCCAATTAGCGCAGACCGCCTTACAGGTAGCGAGGGGATCTATACCTCCACCTTTAACGCAACCGCGGCACCGGGCCAGTATGCCCTGGTGATGATTGTGGCCGATGACACAAACATCCAGGCAGCACAAGCGCTGTCTGCCGTGCCTTTTACCGTGCAAAAAAGTGCGGGAATTACCCTAAACTACAGCAGCAGTAACACACAGCGCACGCGTGGCGTTGAGTACAGCGAACAAATCGAAATCGGCGCGCTCAGCTCTGAGCACAGCCATGTATGCCGTATCGCGCTGGTTGAGCCAAATACGGCTAGTAACGGAGTCCTGCTCGCCAGCAAGAAGATAGATCAACCCCTCCCCTTGCTGGAAGACTCCCCGGCTACTGTGTCTGCCACCATGAAATGGACCCCCGGATTGGCGCTACCTAAGTCTCTGACGGTAAAAGTTCGGGCTTATCTGCGCACGGGTAGTCAATGTGATGAGCAGGCAGATCGCTTTGTCGACAGCACAGCAACCTATTCGTATACACTTAACTCTTTGGTGCCTGTTAATCCGCGGCTTGAGCTGGTGCATGACGGGGCAAAGAAACCCGGGGTTATCGACATTACGTTGACGCGTAACGGCGGGCAAAGTGGCGACCATGCTACGGGCTACAACATTTACGAATATGTGAAGAACACCTCAGCCGCGCCGCCTGCCCAGCTCAATAAATGGCAGCACATAGCGACACTGTCGGCAGACAACCTGGAGCTGCAAACGAGCATCGAAAAATCTGCCCTTGATCATAATAAGTATGCTTTTTACTGCGCGGTGGCCACCAATACCGATCACAGCGGCGAACTAAAATACAGTAACGCGGACTGTGATCAGACGCAGATCCGCAATGAGGGCACAGCCCCGCCACAGGCTTACTTTGGTAATGCTGGTCACTTCTTTGGACCTTACACCTTAGAGATTGAGTCTGAACGGGCCTATACCGCACAGAGCAGCTTGCAGTGGTACTTTAAGCTCGAACGTAAAATTGGTGATGGTTACTGGTCTACACTGGTCAGTAAAATCCCGGTCAGCCGGTTTAATGAGCATGGCCCGGAAGCCACTTATCGGGTGACATCTCCCACCGCCGATCAAGTTGTGCAGTATCGGGTCACAGCCTATAACCGCAATGGTGCTCAGAGTGTCCCAAGCACTCAGACGGTACAGCACACCAATGCAAAAATCGTTGGGGTAACCAAAGGCACGAATACACGAGAGTATATCGTTTCAGGCGCGGCGTTTGCCTCAACGGGCAATATTGTCTCGGTGCAGCAAAATACCACCGGGATCAGCCATCAGCTGAGTGCCGCCGACATCACCTATGTCAGCAGTCATGAGCTTAAGATTAAGGTGCCCGCATCGATAGACACGGCTTATTCCAACGGTGGTTTTGTCGTGGGCGTAAAAAATGCACTGCGTGGTGCCAGTTACGCTACCTATAATGCCGACAGCACCTCCGGGCAGGTGGATGATCCGCTCAACTATACGCCTACGGTGGGCTTTAATGGCCAGCAGTACCTGGGCAAGGGGAGCGCAATTTATGCAGAAAAGGATCAGCGTACTCAGTGGTATCGTCGCACAGGCGGTACGCTCAGCTCTCGTCCGATTGTCACCGTCTCTGGCAGTGGCAGTGATGTGGTCTTTGCAGGCTCGCAGGATCACCATATCTATGCCTGGAGCCAGATAGGTACCCGGTTGTGGAAAACCCCCACCCGCGGGCCGGTTGAGGCCGAAGGCCTGGTAGTGGGTGATGACCAGCTCAGTGCACAGTTATTTTATGGCTCGGCCGATGGGGCGCTGTATGTGCTGAATGCCAAAACCGGTGCCATAGAGTATCTGTATAAGTTAGGGGCCACAGTAAGCCAAAAACCCTTTGTGGTCGGCAATCAGATCTGGGCGGTCACACAGGATGGTCAGGTCCATAAGCTGGACCGAGACGCAGCCAGCCTGCAACCTCTGCAATGGGGTGATATGAACAGCTCAGCGCTGCTCAGTGCTCTGAATCGCGATTTTCCTTCTGGCTGGACGCCGGACACTGATTTCAGATCGGCCTATCATTTGCTGCGTCTGGGCTATCTGGTGCTGGGACGGGATTTGACCCGCTATGAATTATCTTTCCTCGCCTATGCGGTTGATCATCATAATGTGACCTTGTTTGAAGTGGCGCAAGCCATGCTAACCTCTGAAGAAGGCAGACGTCGATTTGCCTTGTCTCTGAGTGACGAGCAGTTTTACGATCGCCTGGTTGAGCTGATGCATCATGTGTCGGCCAATGGTCTGGCAGGCTATGACAGAGCACACTGGATCAACAGCCTGAAAAACGGCCTGCCCAGAGCGCAGTTCCTGCTAGACGTGCAGTGGTCATCCGGGTTTGCAAACACGTACAATCGGGCTGTGGCCAGCACCTTGTACTATTATTACGGCGCGTGTCACCTTCAGGCGGTATGTAACGAGCTGGTAGACTCGGACGGCGACAACATCAGTGATGTGGCAGAAACCGCGCTGGGCACCAATAAACTTGATCCCAGAGACGGACTATTAGATGCACCGGATCTCACCCTGACGCTGACGGGCGAAGGCCGCATTAAGGCGGGATTTAGCTACTCCCGTGATCTGGCAAGATTCAAGCTGGTGGATGTAGCAAGCAATACCTCACCCACGACCTATCCGGCCGCCAATCGCAAGGCCGAAGGGGTACTGATCTATCCCAATGGCAGTCACAGTTTCTATGCTCAGGCCTGTATTGATGTGGCGCTGAATCCCACGACCCCAGGGGTAACGACCGAATATTGCTCCACTGGCTCGGCGCAGCAAAGTGTGACTGTGCTGGATAGTCTGACCGAAGGGCAGATAACACCCCATGCAGCGCCAGTGAAGCCTGAAACTGTTAAACCTGTGAGCCAGAGTGCCCTGCAGACCCATCATAAATACAGTTTTACAACAGGAAGTTTTAGGGTCAATGAACAGGGTGCGGCCACTTATAGTATTCCTATTGCTGTGCCACAGGGGATCGCAGGTGTCACCCCTGAGGTCAGTCTTAGCTATAACAGTCAGCAGCCCGAGTCTATGATTGCGCAGGGCTGGCAGTTGTCGGCAGGCTCCGCCATTACCCGCTGTCGTCAGACGTTGGCGCAGGACGGCGCATTCAAGCCTGTCTCTGTTGGCCTCGACAATGAAGATAGGTACTGCCTGGATGGCCAGCGCCTGATACTAATCAAAGGTACCTCGCACGGTGAGGCCGGGGCCGAATATCGTACCGAGATCGACTCTCAGCAACGCATTGTGGTGGAATCCGGTGAAGAAGCGTATAAAGTGCAGTTTGTGGTATACGGCAAAGACGGCAGTAAGCGTATTTATGGCGGTACGGAAAACAGCCAGTCCGGAGGCCCGCGATACCCTACCAGCTGGCTACTGCGTCAGAGCATGGACAGTGTGGCAGCAAACAGCATTGCCTCTGAGCCCGCTGTAAATGTCATTAAGTATCGCTATCGTCACGGCGGCGAGAACGGCGATAAAGATAACGCCCTGGGCCGACTTGAAACCGTTTTATCGTCAATTACTTATAGCCGTTACACCGTGACCTTTGAGTACCAGGCAGGGCCAGTCCGCAACCTGGCGTACAGTCTTGAGGTGGTATCATTGCCAATGCAGGCACAGGCTCAGTTGACCGGGATCCGGGTCAGCAAAGGCGCAACGCCACTGCATTATTACGATCTGGAGTTTGAAAACGGCGCCAATGGTGTGCGTCAGCTTAAAAGTGTGCGCCATTGTGACAAGCCTGTGTCGTCCTACGGCGCCCAGTGCAAACAGCCCATCATCTTTGACTACGAAGATTCCAAAACTTATCCATCGATGAGTGCATCGCATACGCTGATAGGCGCTGGCAGCAATGAAAAGATTGTGGCAACCAGTGTGCTGGATACAGATGGCAATAGCGAACCGGAACTGGTCACGCTGATCCAGCAGGAAAATCTTTACCAGCATGAGTTGTGCCTGATTGACCGCAATCGTACCCCGTCTTGCCAGCTGATAGACACCAACACTCGCCTTGAGAGTGTCAAGATGATGCCCTTTGATATGGAGGGAGATGGCACACAGGGGTTATTGATCCAGACAACGGAATCTCGCGGCAACGCCCGAAGCAAGTGGGGATACTTTACCCATGATGGCAGTCGCTGGAATGAGCAAGCGCTGCCGGGTGGCATGACCTTCAACCAGCTTCGTATTGGCGATGTCAATGGTGATGGGATGGTTGACTTGGTGTCTACCGATAACACGGCTCATCAGGAACTTCGTCTGACACTAAATCAGCATATCAGCCTCGATTACCAACAGGATATCCTGCGTAAGCTGGATAACGATGCCCCATTTTACTTAATCGATATGGACTTTGATGGCAAAGCTGATTTGGTGACTTCAAAATGTGCAACGGGCGGGTGTACTGAACCGGGCAAGTATGACTATATATTTATCTTTTATAATCGCTATGATCCGGCCAACCGTGAGCACAAATTTGAAGTGGGCACCTACTCTTCACAAGCGGTGGTCCACAGCAGCCTGATGCCCATGGATGTCAATGGTGATGGCACCCTGGATGTGATGTATCAAAATAAGGATGAAGACTGGGAAGTTGCCCTGGTACGTCCGTCACTGGGAGAAGGGTTTAGATTTGACTGGGATGGGATCACCACGCTGACCGCCCCGGCCAATGTAACCATAGACAGTAAGGTAGCAAAGTGGCCGCCACAGCTGGCCGACCTGAATGGCGATGGCCGCCCGGAACTGTATGTGACGGGTAAAAAGACCAACAGTATGGAATATGGCCTGTACCGCTATGAGTTTGACCCTGCAACACGGTCCTTTATAACCCCGAGCTGGGCCGCTTATCGGCTGAACATGGCGCCCACCTACAATAATACGGTCTTTTTCGCCGATATGGATGGCGACGCCATACCTGAGCTTGTGGCTCAGAATAGCTTTGGCATCACGCAGTATGGCAGAACCTTTCAGCAGCCTGCTGCCGGGCGCCTGCGTACCATCACGCAGGGCCTGGGCAATCAAACCACCATTCGCTACGCTGCAATGTCGGACGCCAGCGTATACACTCAGGGGGATAGCGCAGTCACGGCACAATTGCAGCAAGACAGCGGCCTGAAGGTCACTGATTTGGCTGGCGGGTCAATGCTGGTCCGTGAGGTTGAAACCAGTGCGCTGGATACGCAAACCGGCGATACGTCACTGGTCGTCACCTATGAATATGAAGGTGCGCGGGTACAGTTTGGCGGCCGCGGCTGGCTGGGTTTTGCTGCTCTGACGACGGTGACCGAAAAAGACGGTCATCAGATAGCCACCCGGACTGAATACGAGCAGGCTTTCCCGCGCACGGGCATGCCAAAACGTACCACCAAAACCCTCTATGTGAATGGTCAGCCCCGTGTACTGAGCGATGCGGTTGATAGCTATAAGGTGTCTCCTGAGCAGGTCGAGCCCAAGCGAGTTTATCAGCTCTACAACCAGGACAGCCGCACCTGTAGCGCCCGTGTTGACAGCGATTACTTTATTGCCGGGTATGACTGTAGCCAGACACTAACCACGCAGGACAGCGATGGCAATGTGACCAACCTGCAAGTCAGCCAGTATAGTATCAACGGCGCGGCGGAAGACTTTTTACAGGCCGCAGCGCCCAGTGGTGCCATCTCAACGGTGACCACAGTGAACGACTTTGGCTCGGAGGCTGAGCAGCAATTGGGCCGCCTGAAAAGCGCAACCGTTACGCATGAGCGTGATGGGAATACGGTGACACGCAACAGCGCGTTCACCTACATACAAAGTGGTGAGCTGGCCGGTTTGCTCGAGAGCGAAACGGTGGAGCCAGAGGGCAGCTGCGACACCTATCTGAAAACCACCTATCGACATGATGTCTTTGGCAACGTGCTTAGCAAGCAGGTAGAAAGTAAACCTGGCTGTAACAAGGCTGGGGAGAAAATCAGCCGAACCAGCACCACCACCTATGATGGCGAAGGACGCTATGTAACGGAGCAACACAATGGACTGTTTACTACGCTGCTGGTGGAGTCGCGCAACAAATATGGTCAGGTAACTCAGGCTAAAAATGCCGATGGCGTGGTGCAGTCTACTGAGTATGATGCATTCGGCGGTGAAATTGGCAGCTACTCGCCAAGCGGGGCACAGCAGCGTACCCTGATGGCAGAGTGCCCGGCAGGGGCACCTGCATACTGCGCCTTTGCCAGCGAAAGCTATGTGAATACCGAGCTAGTGGCACGCAGCTTCTTTGACCGTCTGGGTCGTACTCTGGGCAAAGAGCGTCTGACATCCAAGGGAATGTGGCTGCGTGATGTCAGCCATTATGACAAGCATGGTCGCGCCACTGTGGTTACCCCCGCAGGTCAGGCACCCACGTCGACTCAGTACGATGTTCTGGACAGGGTCACTCAGGTTACCGATGAGCAGTCTGGCCTGATCACCACGCTGAGCGTGACGGGTCGCATAACAAAGACCACCGTCAGTGGCAATATTCCGGGTGGCAGCCAGGAGACTGTGGTAACGCACAATCAGCACGGTGAAAAGCACACCGTAACCGACCCTGCCGGTCAGGTGCTGACTTATACCTATACCACGCAGGGCCTGCTGGATACCGTGTCGTCGTCGGCAGATGGCGGCACCCCTCTGATAGACAACGACTACAACGACCTGACGGGTCGTAAAACCAGCACCAAAGACCGTGACCGGGGCCACTGGCAATACACTTACAATGCATTGGGTGAGCTGCTTGTGCAAACCGATGCCAATGGCGATAAGCTGAGCTTTGAGTACGACGCGCTTGGTCGTAAAACCACACTCAAAATTAATAATGTGGTGGACAGCGAGTGGCATTACGACACCGACAAACCCTGGCGTCTGGACCAGGAGGTGCGTGGCAGCTGGTCGCGGTCATACCTGTATGACGGTCTGGGGCGTCAGGTGGCATCGGTCACCGATCTGGAGAGTGACCTGAGTTGTAAAGGTCAAGTCAGCTACGAGCCAGCTACTAAAGATGTGCGGATAACAGACGCGCTGGCCTCAGTGCATAACGCTAAATGTGTGGTGCAGCTGACCACCTTTGACGAATATGGTCGGGTGTTCCAGCAGTTTGATGACTATCGTCGTACCCGGGATCGCGGCCGCTTTGTGGAGGCCCGTGGCCAGCGCTTATATTACAGCGCCGGACAGGTTGATAAAAAGCAGGAAGCACGAGAGGGCGACCGTGGCCAGCTGTACTATGTTGCCGACTCGCACGATGCAGCCGGGCGGGTGACCCGCTACCAGAAAGGCCACTTTAGTATGGCGGTGGGCTATGACAGCCGCGGCCAGCTGAGCACGCTGGGGGTTGCTCAGGAGAGTGCCTATCGTTATATCCAGCAGCACAGCTACACCTTTGATGCGATGGGGAACCTGACCAGCCGGGCGCTGAACGCCGAAGACACGGCGACCACCTTTGGCTACGACAAACTGAATCGCGTTACCACAGTCAATGGTGTTGAGCGCTACGTCTATGACCCCAATGGCAATCTCAGGCACAAAGATGGCTGGACGCAAAAGTATGGCAAGGCAGGTGAACCCTTACATGCCATCTATGAGCGGGTTAAAGGCGCGCAGACCGAGACCTTTGATTATGATGCCAATAGCAATCAGCTGTCTGCCACTGTGCACCTGAATGGTCGTGTACACACACGCACATTGGATTACAGCGCCCGTAATAAAGTGACTTCCATCACCCAGAGTGGCGAGACAGTCACCTTTGCGTATGACGCCAATAACCGCCGTTATAAGCGTACCGAGGGCAATAAAACCATCTACTACGTAGGTGCACTGGAGATAGTAGACGAGGGCACAGACGGCGGTGAATTTGCGAACCAGAAGTACATACGCCGCAGCATCAACGGCGATGCGGTGCAAACCTACCACCCCAATGGTCAGGCAAGCATGCAATGGCTGTTCACCGACCATCAGGGTTCCGTGGTGGCAATCACCGACAACGCCGGTAAGTTCCTTAAGCGCTTTAAATACGATGTGTTTGGTAAACAAAGCGAGATAGTCAGGCCACCCAACAGTGACGCCAGCTACGCCAACTGGTCCACGGCAAGCATGGGGATATTCACCCGGGTGCCTGCAAACAGCCGCAGCTACACCGGCCATGAGCCCATCACGCTGGGTGGAGACAACCGCATCATTCATATGAATGGTCGAGTGTACGATGCAGATACCGGACGATTTATGCAGGCGGATCCGTTTGTTCAGGCGCCGAATAATTTGCAGAACTATAACGCCTATACATACGTGCTGAATAATCCGCTGAGTTATACAGATCCGAGTGGGTATATTTTCGATAAATTAACCAAAGTAATAGGGTTTACTACCAACGGACTGATCGGGGCAATCGTTGCACACCATACACAACGTTTTATTGCGAACAGTAGCACTTTGTCGACGCTATATGTAGCAAGTGCCTCTATCGCATCAAGTGCTATATGCGGACCATGCAGTATAGTAGCGACAGCTTATGTATCAGCGCAAAATACCTATTATCGAACGGGGGATTTTGGAGCGGCAATCAAAGCTGGTGCAGTTTCAGGTGTTTCTGCTGCTGCGTTTTATGCTGTGGGGAGTGCGTTTGAAGGGGTTAACACTTCCTTTGGTAGTGCTGGCTATTTTGGCAAGGTTGCGGCACATGGTCTGGTAGGTGGTACCATGTCTGTGATACAAGGAGGTAAGTTTGGTCATGGCTTTGCCGCGGCAGGATTTACACAGGCGCTCGCCCCTGCGATCGGCCGCATTCAACCGGGTGTTAAACATAGTCCATTAAGAATAGCAGCAGCGGCCATAGTTGGTGGTACTGCTTCGAAAATCAGTGGTGGGAAGTTTGCTAATGGTGCTGTGACAGCGGCATTTTCGAGGGGGTTTAATGATGAGTTGCATCCACAAAAGGCGCAGTTTTCTTACGACGAAAGTGATCCTTATTATCACAAATATGAAATGGATAATGAGATTTGTTCATTATCAACAGAGGGCTGTTCTGCTGGAGCTGTTTGGGGGGAATTAAAGAAAAACCCTGCTCCGGGTTGGGATAACTCGAAACAAGTAGCAACTGGTGATGAGACAGAGATTGAGTTTGCTTTCTTGAGTGGGGGGACCGTTTCCCATATTGTTGATGATAAAAATATGACTCTTTACAACATGACACATTCTGATCATATTTTTTCTGATGGGTATGTTAGCCGTTCAGTGTATGTTAGAGGTGGTTCTGTGTACGTTAAATCTATCGGGGAGGGTATTACCAGCCCGGGGACATTTAGACTAGGTGGTGTGATACCTATTTCTAGAGCGATAAGAGGTACTTTAAACATGAAACTTTATAAGGCTGGATTCGACGGTCTAGATAATAACATTAGGAGCGCATTTTAA